One Bacteroidota bacterium DNA segment encodes these proteins:
- a CDS encoding S8 family serine peptidase — protein MKKLLLAILFLASVAEAAAQTRYWVQFSDKGNATYTLANPSAYLSARALNRRTAQGLAIDSLDLPVTPAYINAVAATGVTVRARSKWLNGVVIITNDTNALNAIAALPFVVNTQQIAQRNASAAETDKWAAETISTAPPSAQRNVNVSPTMLNYGGSFNQIDMIGGVCLHNSGYRGAGMVIAVIDAGFNNVNNMTAFDTLRAHNRILGTWDFVMNDTSVYEDNTHGTYVLSCMGANLPGELVGTAPEASYWLLRSEDAPTENIVEEYFWAAAAEYADSVGADVINSSLGYTTFDDPAQNHTYADMDGNTAPSSRAADFAASRGMVVCNSAGNSGSSAWFYIGAPADADSILAVGAVDPAGNYASFSSRGPSADNDVKPDVAAQGQSTVVAGTSGGTFTGNGTSFASPVLCGLVACLWQAHPTMTNVQLMDIIKQSASQYTAPDTYLGYGKPDFCAANLSLNGNPNNVGGSDQLIMSGPNPFGNEMSFSFYSVTDQWLQITITDATGRVVEDRQLFAAGGTTNVFNMSAANYVAEGVYILQVRSEGGTFERKLVKGL, from the coding sequence ATGAAGAAACTCTTACTCGCCATTTTATTCCTTGCCTCAGTGGCCGAAGCCGCAGCACAAACCCGCTACTGGGTGCAGTTCAGCGATAAAGGCAATGCGACTTACACACTGGCTAATCCGTCGGCCTACCTTTCGGCGCGGGCACTGAACCGCCGCACGGCACAGGGACTTGCCATCGACTCGCTCGATTTGCCGGTTACACCTGCCTACATCAATGCCGTGGCGGCAACCGGCGTAACGGTGCGCGCCCGCTCGAAATGGCTGAACGGCGTGGTAATTATTACAAACGATACCAATGCGCTTAATGCCATTGCCGCGTTGCCGTTTGTGGTAAATACGCAGCAAATTGCACAGCGCAACGCATCAGCCGCTGAAACCGATAAATGGGCCGCCGAAACGATTTCAACGGCTCCGCCTTCGGCACAACGCAATGTGAATGTGAGTCCGACCATGCTCAACTACGGCGGCTCATTTAATCAGATTGATATGATTGGCGGCGTGTGCCTGCACAACTCCGGCTACCGTGGTGCGGGAATGGTGATTGCGGTAATTGATGCCGGTTTTAATAATGTGAACAACATGACCGCGTTTGATACGCTGCGTGCACACAACCGCATACTGGGTACCTGGGATTTTGTAATGAACGACACCTCGGTGTACGAAGACAATACGCACGGTACCTACGTGCTTTCGTGCATGGGCGCCAACCTGCCGGGCGAGCTTGTAGGCACAGCGCCCGAAGCCTCGTACTGGCTGCTGCGCAGTGAGGATGCGCCCACCGAAAATATTGTGGAGGAGTACTTCTGGGCCGCCGCCGCAGAATATGCCGACAGTGTGGGCGCTGATGTAATCAACTCATCGCTCGGCTACACCACGTTTGATGATCCGGCGCAAAACCACACCTATGCCGATATGGACGGCAACACTGCACCCAGCAGCCGTGCGGCTGATTTTGCGGCTTCGCGCGGCATGGTGGTGTGCAACAGTGCAGGCAACTCCGGCTCCAGCGCATGGTTTTACATTGGCGCTCCGGCCGATGCCGACAGCATTCTGGCCGTTGGTGCGGTGGATCCGGCTGGCAACTACGCCAGCTTCAGTTCCCGCGGCCCCAGTGCCGATAACGATGTGAAACCCGACGTGGCCGCACAAGGCCAAAGCACCGTAGTGGCCGGCACAAGCGGCGGCACATTTACCGGCAACGGTACTTCCTTTGCCTCGCCTGTGCTTTGCGGCTTGGTGGCCTGTTTGTGGCAGGCGCATCCCACCATGACCAACGTGCAGCTCATGGACATTATTAAACAAAGCGCCAGCCAGTACACCGCGCCCGACACCTACCTCGGCTACGGCAAACCCGATTTCTGCGCCGCAAACCTCAGCCTCAATGGCAATCCGAATAACGTAGGCGGCAGCGACCAGCTGATTATGAGCGGCCCCAATCCCTTCGGCAACGAAATGAGTTTCAGCTTTTATTCCGTAACCGATCAGTGGCTGCAAATTACCATTACCGATGCCACCGGCCGTGTAGTGGAAGACCGCCAGCTTTTTGCCGCCGGAGGCACTACCAATGTATTCAACATGAGTGCCGCAAATTATGTGGCTGAAGGCGTGTACATTTTGCAGGTGCGCTCAGAAGGCGGCACGTTTGAGCGGAAGCTGGTGAAGGGGTTGTAG
- the mnmA gene encoding tRNA 2-thiouridine(34) synthase MnmA produces the protein MSKKGKVLVAMSGGIDSSVTALMLHEEGYDVIGITMKTWDYASSGGSRKETGCCSLDSINDARTLAVNLGFPHYILDIRGEFGNHIIDNFVDEYLAGRTPNPCVLCNTHIKWEALLKRADQLDCEFIATGHYAQVREENGRHVISRGLDANKDQSYVLWGLTQDSLRRTIFPLGKFRKAEIRQMAFDAGYAELANKSESYEICFVPDNDYRAFLRRRVPGLEEKVDGGNFVLADGTVVGKHKGYPFYTIGQRKGLEIALGEPMFVTQIIPETNTVMLGTKLELERQHMWVRDYNLVKYAALPEGFEGLTKIRYKDAGSIATLREENGRVSAMFHQPVSGVAPGQSAVFYEGDDLVGGGFIDRSNPGEPLPNLQ, from the coding sequence TTGAGTAAAAAAGGAAAAGTACTTGTAGCCATGAGCGGCGGCATCGACAGTTCGGTGACGGCGCTCATGCTGCATGAAGAGGGGTATGATGTGATTGGCATTACCATGAAAACATGGGATTATGCCTCATCCGGCGGATCGCGCAAGGAAACAGGCTGCTGCAGCCTCGATTCGATAAACGATGCCCGCACACTGGCCGTTAATCTCGGCTTCCCGCATTACATTCTCGACATACGCGGCGAGTTTGGCAATCACATCATCGACAATTTTGTGGATGAATACCTTGCCGGACGCACGCCCAATCCTTGTGTGCTTTGCAACACACACATTAAATGGGAAGCCCTGCTCAAACGTGCCGATCAGCTCGACTGCGAGTTTATCGCCACGGGCCATTATGCGCAGGTGCGCGAAGAAAACGGCCGCCACGTAATTTCGCGCGGACTTGACGCCAACAAAGATCAGTCGTATGTGCTTTGGGGCCTTACGCAGGACAGTTTGCGCCGCACCATTTTTCCGCTTGGCAAATTCCGCAAAGCCGAAATCCGCCAGATGGCGTTCGACGCGGGCTATGCCGAACTGGCCAACAAAAGTGAGAGCTACGAAATTTGCTTTGTGCCCGACAACGACTACCGCGCTTTCCTTCGCCGCCGTGTACCGGGGCTGGAAGAAAAAGTGGACGGCGGCAATTTCGTGCTGGCCGACGGCACTGTGGTGGGCAAGCACAAAGGCTATCCGTTTTACACCATTGGCCAGCGCAAAGGCCTCGAAATTGCGCTTGGCGAACCCATGTTTGTCACCCAGATCATTCCCGAAACCAACACGGTAATGCTGGGCACCAAACTCGAACTCGAGCGCCAGCACATGTGGGTGCGCGATTACAACCTTGTAAAATATGCCGCATTGCCCGAAGGCTTTGAAGGATTAACCAAAATCCGCTACAAAGACGCAGGCAGCATAGCCACGCTGCGCGAGGAAAACGGCCGTGTAAGCGCCATGTTTCACCAGCCGGTGAGTGGTGTGGCGCCGGGCCAGAGCGCCGTGTTTTATGAAGGTGATGATTTAGTGGGCGGCGGTTTCATTGACCGCTCAAACCCCGGCGAACCTTTGCCCAATTTGCAGTAA
- a CDS encoding toxin-antitoxin system YwqK family antitoxin: protein MKNTLPFRLILVLMFCISAVSVFAQPPAADGYPNKVDDKGRKQGPWRKTDDKGIVVYVGQFKDDQPVGKFTYYDNEGRVMRDMIFRDAKTTYVVLYWINGKKQAEGKYISQQKDSTWRFYDGEEMLLSEENYKAGKKEGLSVTYYAGTNKVFEKKAYKNDLQDGAWQEFYLEGQKKAEGTFVMGNPEGRAVWYYEDGRISIMGNYKKGLKDGVWVFYLRDGKERARQTWKNGDMQGEETLITPEELQKMQQEVQQNGGGEPKPPGGQ, encoded by the coding sequence ATGAAAAACACCCTTCCTTTTCGCCTCATTCTGGTGCTGATGTTTTGTATATCAGCCGTTTCCGTATTTGCCCAACCCCCTGCGGCCGACGGTTATCCCAACAAGGTGGATGATAAAGGCCGCAAGCAGGGCCCCTGGCGAAAAACCGACGATAAAGGCATTGTGGTGTATGTGGGCCAGTTTAAAGATGACCAGCCCGTGGGTAAGTTTACTTACTACGACAACGAAGGCCGCGTAATGCGCGATATGATTTTCCGCGATGCCAAAACCACCTACGTGGTGCTTTACTGGATTAACGGAAAAAAACAGGCCGAAGGAAAGTACATCAGTCAGCAAAAAGACAGCACCTGGCGTTTTTACGACGGCGAGGAAATGCTGCTGAGTGAAGAAAATTACAAAGCCGGAAAAAAGGAAGGACTTTCAGTAACCTACTACGCCGGTACCAACAAGGTTTTTGAAAAGAAAGCCTACAAAAACGATTTGCAGGATGGCGCCTGGCAGGAATTTTATCTTGAAGGGCAGAAAAAAGCCGAAGGCACTTTTGTAATGGGCAACCCCGAAGGCCGCGCAGTATGGTATTATGAAGATGGCCGCATCAGTATTATGGGCAATTACAAAAAAGGACTCAAAGACGGCGTGTGGGTGTTTTATCTGCGCGACGGAAAAGAGCGGGCCCGGCAGACCTGGAAAAACGGCGACATGCAGGGCGAAGAAACATTGATTACGCCCGAAGAACTGCAGAAAATGCAGCAGGAAGTTCAACAAAACGGTGGCGGCGAACCAAAGCCGCCGGGAGGACAATAA
- a CDS encoding alpha/beta fold hydrolase gives MATRFSIYELQLTHAACRLTVHHTAAQATVFIQLTSGEIGKSDFKTKYRHYFWQLKLGGGLLLEIPEKKAADEEALEKWVKTIFDAVADFSRAGGNNGAQETENKNRLGDTDYLFPTHLDLQEQPKRFTNKFEFKSREPEPNSEALPADKSLPKSPGFVEREVFFGTNRKYLSDTETLQFSAKRNERNLLGCCKVSIPENHITGEIERPAWWQKLAGVQPNPAKHITILSSVLIERDQFIGRLRENSTSADMLLFVHGYNVEFEEAILRAAQLAWDLNFTGSALAYSWPSQGSVEGYFADEAAAEYSRPHFMEFLQTLLSGTSEGRIYIIAHSMGSRVVSRALEKMHDTGIPFGHRISQLIFAAPDIDAAVFREQISPAFAQLQQITLYASDNDLALQASQKLRFEYPRAGQAGAHICILNKVDTIDASDVRTDFLGHGYFAATLPLLNDIHSVIFHAQKPEGRMLKQVAAGGVKYWRFAR, from the coding sequence ATGGCAACCCGTTTCAGCATATACGAGCTTCAGTTAACACATGCGGCGTGCAGGTTAACCGTTCATCACACCGCAGCGCAGGCCACGGTATTTATTCAGCTTACCAGCGGCGAAATTGGCAAATCAGATTTCAAAACCAAATACCGCCACTATTTCTGGCAGTTAAAACTGGGTGGCGGACTGCTGCTTGAAATTCCGGAAAAAAAAGCGGCCGATGAAGAAGCCCTTGAGAAATGGGTAAAAACAATATTCGATGCCGTGGCTGATTTTTCGCGTGCAGGCGGAAACAATGGCGCACAGGAAACCGAAAATAAAAACCGGCTTGGCGATACCGATTATCTTTTCCCCACACATCTTGATTTACAGGAACAACCCAAACGGTTTACCAATAAATTCGAATTCAAAAGCCGTGAACCCGAACCGAACAGCGAGGCCTTGCCGGCAGATAAATCGCTGCCCAAATCGCCGGGATTTGTAGAGCGTGAGGTTTTTTTCGGTACCAACCGGAAATACCTGAGCGATACGGAAACGCTTCAGTTTTCGGCCAAACGCAATGAGCGCAATTTACTGGGCTGTTGCAAAGTGAGTATTCCGGAAAACCATATCACCGGCGAAATTGAGCGCCCCGCCTGGTGGCAGAAACTGGCGGGCGTGCAACCCAATCCGGCCAAACACATTACCATTCTCAGCTCGGTACTGATTGAACGCGATCAGTTTATCGGCAGACTCCGTGAAAACAGCACGTCTGCCGACATGCTGCTGTTTGTGCATGGCTACAATGTGGAGTTTGAAGAAGCCATTTTACGGGCGGCGCAATTAGCATGGGATTTGAATTTTACCGGTTCGGCACTCGCCTACTCCTGGCCCTCGCAGGGCAGCGTAGAAGGCTACTTTGCCGATGAAGCCGCCGCCGAATACTCGCGCCCGCATTTTATGGAGTTTCTGCAAACCCTGCTCAGCGGCACCAGCGAGGGCCGTATTTACATCATTGCACACAGCATGGGCAGCCGCGTGGTAAGCCGCGCACTCGAAAAAATGCACGACACCGGCATACCGTTCGGCCACCGCATCAGCCAGCTCATTTTTGCCGCACCCGATATTGACGCCGCCGTGTTCCGCGAGCAAATCAGCCCGGCCTTTGCCCAGCTCCAGCAAATCACGCTCTATGCGTCCGACAATGACCTCGCCCTGCAGGCCTCACAGAAACTGCGTTTCGAATATCCCCGCGCCGGACAGGCCGGCGCACACATCTGCATACTTAACAAGGTGGATACTATCGACGCATCCGATGTGCGCACCGATTTTCTGGGGCACGGTTACTTTGCCGCCACCCTGCCGCTGCTCAACGATATTCACAGCGTAATTTTCCACGCACAGAAACCCGAAGGGCGCATGCTGAAACAGGTGGCCGCGGGAGGCGTGAAGTATTGGCGGTTTGCGCGGTGA